ACCTGAAAGCTGGGAAGGAAATGAATTCGCTTTATCTCCAATCCCCACTTTGTCCAAATACTTTAGTGCAATCTTTTTCGCTTCCTCTTCGGATTGTCCTAAAACCTTCCTGGGTGCAAGCATGATATTCTCGATCACGGTTTTATGAGGATACAAGTGAAAATGCTGGAAAACCATACCGATATTCCGACGGAGTTTGTTTATGTCCGTTTTTTTATCCGCTACATTTGAACCATTTATGGAAAGGGAACCTTCCGAAATGGTCTCTAGACGATTAATGCATCGAAGCAATGTACTTTTCCCTGATCCGGACGGTCCGATGACCACTACCACTTCCCCCTTCTTAATTGTAAGATTAATCTCTTTCAATACATGGAAATCGCCATAAAACTTATTCACTCGGTCAAAAACTATCATAATTAGCCCCCCGCCCATAATCAATCTTCCAAAGCTGAAAATTTATAATAATCAGAATTATAAAAGCGTAATATAGCATTCTCCTAACTCAATCAAATTTTATGTATAATCCTTTCTTCCAATATTATTTCCCAATATTTCGAGAGTTATAGTAAAACGACCATTTTTATTGTTATTTTAAACTAGTAATTTAAATAATATATTCAATATTCACACTTTTTATTATATAAAATTTTTCTTAAAATTACCATATAAACTTTAATTTGTTAAAAATGATATCATATTCCATGATATTATTGCTATATTTCATAAAACTGATAAGTAAAAACTGTTTACCCCCAACCCATTCCCTCTTTTTGTAAAAAATCATTTATTTCCCGTAAGCACAACAAGCTTTTGTAAATCAGCACGAAAAAAAAGACAGCATTTGCTGTCTTTTTCATCATTCCTTTAACGCATCTTCAAATGGCGCTGAATATAAACCTCTTGGCGCCAGCATATCCGTATCCGATTCACGGATTTCCCCACCGAGAGTATATGGACCTGCTGGAAAATAATCAAACATTTCACTTGCCTTATGTATGATCAAGAAATAATCGAATAAATCATCCATAAGCTCCTGATGTTCATCTATTTTCATGATTTCCCCACATTCATCAATTTCAAAGTTTTCATTGATCGCATCTTGAAGTTCCTCGTTATTTGAATACGCGATATAAAAATCGACATCCCCGCACTCCATGCATAGCAAGAGTTTTTCTTCTAGGGCTTCTTCATAGGTTTTCAGAACGATTTCCTTTAAAATGGCATCAATCTTTCCAGTATTAATCAGTTTAATTTTAGTCTGGAACACAAAATCCCTCCAATCAAATACAGCATTTAAAAAAGTAAACGCCAGTTAAACAAGCTCACCCTTTAATATAAATGAATTGTTGAAGATCTTTTCCCAATCAACATATAAATCCAAGTCCCTAAGTTCGTTTACTAACAACTATGGAAACCTAGCCCAAGTTTTGGTCATCAAGGGCAATACATGCAATCTGTCCGAATCCCGTTTTTTAATCAGCTAGGAATCCTCTGCTTCGTGCATATAATAAGTTTGCCCATATAATTAGAATCATAATCTTCTATAATACAATGAAAAAGATGATCGGAAGCGTAATCAGGCTTAATGATGTACTTATGAAAGTAGCACTTGATACGAATTCAGGCTCCGTATTGAATTGGAGCGCATACATCGTAGTGTTGGCCGCCGTTGGCATGGCAGCTACGATGACCATAATATGCCTGACCATGTCACCCACTGGTAAGGCAAGTGATAACAGGAAGGCAATGGCTGGTGAAACGGCAAGTTTAAGAAGCAGAGAAACTGATAGCTTTCGATAGGCAATCTTTTTCAGGGAAATGTTGGCCAGCTGCATTCCCAGTGTAATCATGATTGTTGGGATCGCTGCATTTGCAACAAGGTTAATAGCTTCCATAACCGAATTGCTTAAAGGTATGTTCACGAACTGAAATACTGTACCCGCAATGGCTCCATAAACAATTGGCATCCGGCATACTGCTTTAATCGCTGTTTGAACTCCGTTACCTTCCGGGCTGCCCTTTGCTGCGAAATAAATGCCTATCGTGCACATCACTAACTGCTGTCCCACCATAAGGATGATTGCATAATCGAGTCCTGCGGCTCCAAATAACAGGAAAATTACGGGTGTTCCGTAATTCCCGTTATTCATGAATGCCGATGCCAATATCATGCCGCTTGTTTCAGTGACTGTATAATTGCGGAAAAAAGATATGATGTAGACTACCAGAATGAGAGAAAGACAAAGTACTATCGTGAATAAGAATAGATAAAAATAATTAATCGTAAATTCTGCGGAATAAAAAGTTCGGAATACAAGAAAAGGTGACATTAAATATAATGCCATCGTGGAAATCGATTTTGTATCAAGTTTAAACTTTTTCTGACCGATGAAACCTAAAACAAATATACCGAATATCGGTAAAAGAACTCCCAAAAACCCCATGCATATCACCTTCATAATTCTAATGATTTTCTTCTAACAATATCAGTTTTATAATTATTTGTAAAAATTCTTTTAACCCACTTTTGATTGCACGTCATATTCTAACGTAAAATGAATTTTCTTTATTTTCAGAAAACAATGCTCCATTTCCCAATGCATATGGTATATTGTTTATTATATTTACGTTAATAAACGTAACATCAACACTTTTTGGTTATTAATATATGAAGGGGTGTTTTTTAGTGGATGTAAAATTCATGGAGATGGCTGTTCGGCTTGCATATGAAAATGTTGTGGCAAAGAACGGGGGACCTTTTGGTGCTATAATCGTTAAAGATGGCAAAGTCGTAGGCAGAGGATGTAATAATGTGACAACGGCCAACGATCCTACAGCTCACGCCGAAGTGCAGGCGATCCGTGATGCATGCAGGAATCTCGACAGCTTCCAGCTTACAGATTGTGAAATTTACACTAGCTGCGAACCTTGCCCCATGTGCATCGGTGCTATTTATTGGGCACGTCCAAAAGCCATTTATTACGCATGTACTAAAGAAGACGCTGCACTTATTGGCTTTGATGATCACTTTATATACCAAGAACTTGCCCTGCCAATGGAAAAGCGCACGATAAAAATGGAACAACTGACTTTTAATGACCACGAATTACCATTCCGAACATGGGAAACCAATACTGAAAAAGTGAAATATTAACCGGTTATATTTTTGCCAAAGGGGTTACGCATATGAATAAAAACTTGCTTAAAAGGAGAATAGACGTTGCTGCAGGGAGAACGCCTGCGGATTGCGTCATTAAGAACGGACAAATCATAGATGTTTTCAATGGTGATATCTATACAGGCGACATTGCTATCGTCGATGGTTTTTTTGCTGGAATTGGGCGTTATGAGGGTATTTCAGAAATAGATGCAACAGGAAAATTCGTATGCCCTACATTCATTGATGGCCATGTCCATATTGAATCTTCGATGGTAAGGCCATCGGAACTCGCAAAAATCCTCCTTTTACATGGTGTGACCAGCATTATTGCAGACCCTCATGAAATTGCCAATGTTTCTGGCAAAATGGGCATGGAATATATGATTGATCAATCCGATCAACTTCCTTTTGACTTTTACTTCATGATGCCTTCTTGTGTACCTGCTACTGAGTTTGAACATTCTGGTGCTGTCTTAAGAAGTGAAGATTTAATGCCGTTTTATCAGAACCCGAGAGTGCTCGGTTTAGCCGAAGTCATGAATTTCCCGGCCGTTTCACATACGGAGGAGGATATGCTGCAAAAAATATACGATGCTAATAGACTAGGCAAAAGCATCGATGGCCATGCGGCAGGATTATCCGAACAACAGCTCGATGTTTATATGTGTGCAGGCATTAAAACGGATCATGAATGCAC
The DNA window shown above is from Peribacillus sp. FSL P2-0133 and carries:
- a CDS encoding AEC family transporter gives rise to the protein MGFLGVLLPIFGIFVLGFIGQKKFKLDTKSISTMALYLMSPFLVFRTFYSAEFTINYFYLFLFTIVLCLSLILVVYIISFFRNYTVTETSGMILASAFMNNGNYGTPVIFLLFGAAGLDYAIILMVGQQLVMCTIGIYFAAKGSPEGNGVQTAIKAVCRMPIVYGAIAGTVFQFVNIPLSNSVMEAINLVANAAIPTIMITLGMQLANISLKKIAYRKLSVSLLLKLAVSPAIAFLLSLALPVGDMVRHIMVIVAAMPTAANTTMYALQFNTEPEFVSSATFISTSLSLITLPIIFFIVL
- a CDS encoding nucleoside deaminase — encoded protein: MEMAVRLAYENVVAKNGGPFGAIIVKDGKVVGRGCNNVTTANDPTAHAEVQAIRDACRNLDSFQLTDCEIYTSCEPCPMCIGAIYWARPKAIYYACTKEDAALIGFDDHFIYQELALPMEKRTIKMEQLTFNDHELPFRTWETNTEKVKY
- a CDS encoding amino acid ABC transporter ATP-binding protein gives rise to the protein MIVFDRVNKFYGDFHVLKEINLTIKKGEVVVVIGPSGSGKSTLLRCINRLETISEGSLSINGSNVADKKTDINKLRRNIGMVFQHFHLYPHKTVIENIMLAPRKVLGQSEEEAKKIALKYLDKVGIGDKANSFPSQLSGGQQQRVAIARGLAMGPEIMLFDEPTSALDPEMIGEVLDVMKALAHEGMTMVVVTHEMGFAREVADRIVFMDEGRVLEEASPAEFYANPREERARLFLSRILNH